Proteins from a genomic interval of Pseudoruegeria sp. SHC-113:
- a CDS encoding ABC transporter ATP-binding protein yields MTDLKLTDVAKSYGDVDVLKNINLDIKEGELIVFVGPSGCGKSTLLRMIAGLEKITGGTLEIGGTVVNDVPPAQRGIAMVFQSYALYPHMTVRENMQFALKIAKKSQAEIDAAVEKAARILQLDQYLDRLPKALSGGQRQRVAIGRAIVREPEVFLFDEPLSNLDAALRVATRIEIAQLKEAMPDKTMIYVTHDQVEAMTLASRIVVLANKGIAQVGSPLELYERPQNEFVAQFIGSPAMNLLPGTVVGAGAQTEVALAGGGVAASAYPTTEVDKDLKVNLGVRPEDLVICGPDEAPLYTGTVEITEALGEVTLLYFKAEGGAAPVIAKLPGIHPGLRGTTVNLKADPAKVHLFSNGHSLLYR; encoded by the coding sequence ATGACGGATCTCAAACTCACCGACGTGGCCAAATCCTATGGCGACGTCGACGTTCTGAAAAACATCAATCTCGACATCAAGGAAGGCGAACTGATCGTTTTCGTCGGCCCGTCCGGCTGCGGCAAGTCCACGCTTCTGCGGATGATCGCCGGGCTCGAGAAGATCACCGGCGGCACGCTGGAAATCGGCGGCACAGTGGTGAACGACGTGCCGCCCGCGCAGCGGGGCATCGCCATGGTGTTCCAGTCCTATGCGCTCTACCCGCATATGACGGTGCGCGAGAACATGCAGTTCGCGCTGAAGATCGCCAAGAAGAGCCAGGCCGAGATCGACGCCGCCGTGGAGAAGGCCGCGCGTATCCTGCAGCTGGATCAATATCTCGACCGCCTGCCCAAGGCGCTTTCCGGTGGCCAGCGCCAGCGCGTTGCCATCGGCCGCGCCATCGTGCGCGAGCCCGAGGTCTTCCTGTTTGACGAGCCGCTCTCCAACCTCGACGCGGCGCTGCGCGTCGCCACGCGGATCGAGATCGCCCAGCTGAAAGAGGCGATGCCCGACAAGACGATGATCTACGTGACCCACGATCAGGTGGAAGCGATGACGCTTGCCAGCCGCATCGTGGTGCTCGCCAACAAGGGCATCGCGCAGGTAGGCTCGCCGCTGGAGCTTTACGAGCGCCCCCAGAACGAGTTCGTCGCCCAGTTCATCGGCTCCCCGGCAATGAACCTGCTGCCCGGCACCGTTGTCGGCGCCGGCGCGCAGACGGAGGTGGCGCTTGCGGGTGGGGGCGTGGCGGCTTCGGCCTATCCGACGACGGAGGTGGACAAGGATCTGAAGGTCAATCTGGGCGTGCGCCCGGAGGATCTGGTGATCTGCGGCCCGGATGAAGCCCCGCTCTACACCGGCACGGTGGAGATCACGGAAGCGCTCGGCGAGGTGACGCTGCTCTACTTCAAAGCCGAAGGCGGCGCCGCCCCGGTGATCGCCAAACTACCCGGCA
- a CDS encoding alpha-amylase family glycosyl hydrolase has protein sequence MNMQSGTLHANVALDNDWWRGAVIYQIYPRSFQDSNGDGIGDLRGIVQRIPYIASLGVDAIWISPFFTSPMKDFGYDVSNYCDVDPMFGSIQDFDAVIQTAHKHGVKVLIDLVLSHTSEEHPWFVESRVSKDNAKANWYVWADPKPDGNPPNNWLSIFGGSAWQWDGRRQQYYLHNFLREQPDLNFHEPAVQAALLDVARFWLERGVNGFRLDTINFYVHDKQLRDNPPLAPELRNATIAPQVNPYNHQEHLYDKNQPENLAFLRKLRAVMEPFNAAAVGEVGDAQKGLEILGEYTAGDDLMHMCYAFEFLANERPTAQEVAQVMGRVDEVAAEGWPCWAYSNHDVRRHASRWNVGLEGQKLMTTLMMCLRGSACIYQGEELGLVEADVSFDDLQDPYGIEFWPEFKGRDGCRTPMVWETSNQNAGFSEGRPWLPVAPEHLASNAAAQEDDPEALLHHYRKAIAFRHAHMALAKGEHDGVKADGSVVYFTRMHEGEEIFCAFNLSDDPASVVLPTGRWEAIGTELGAVALPAGGNLSLGGWQCCLAIKAS, from the coding sequence ATGAACATGCAAAGCGGCACGCTGCACGCCAATGTCGCCCTTGATAACGACTGGTGGCGCGGGGCGGTGATCTACCAGATCTACCCGCGCTCCTTTCAGGACAGCAACGGCGACGGGATCGGCGATCTGCGCGGCATCGTGCAGCGCATCCCCTATATCGCCAGCCTTGGGGTGGACGCGATCTGGATTTCGCCCTTCTTCACCTCGCCGATGAAGGATTTCGGCTACGACGTGAGCAACTACTGCGACGTGGATCCGATGTTCGGCTCGATCCAGGATTTCGACGCGGTGATCCAGACGGCCCACAAGCACGGCGTAAAAGTGCTGATCGACCTCGTGCTTAGCCACACCTCCGAAGAACACCCGTGGTTTGTGGAAAGCCGGGTCTCCAAGGACAACGCCAAGGCCAATTGGTACGTCTGGGCGGATCCCAAGCCCGATGGCAACCCGCCCAACAACTGGCTGTCGATCTTCGGCGGCTCGGCCTGGCAGTGGGATGGCCGCCGCCAGCAGTATTACCTGCACAACTTCCTGCGCGAGCAGCCGGATCTGAACTTCCATGAACCGGCGGTGCAGGCCGCGCTGCTCGATGTGGCCCGCTTCTGGCTGGAGCGCGGGGTGAACGGCTTCCGGCTGGATACGATCAACTTCTACGTCCACGACAAGCAACTGCGCGACAACCCGCCGCTCGCGCCCGAGCTGCGCAATGCCACCATCGCGCCGCAGGTGAACCCCTATAACCATCAGGAGCACCTCTACGACAAGAACCAGCCGGAGAACCTTGCCTTCCTGCGCAAGCTGCGCGCGGTGATGGAGCCGTTCAACGCCGCCGCCGTGGGCGAGGTGGGCGATGCCCAGAAGGGGCTGGAGATCCTCGGGGAATACACCGCCGGCGATGACCTGATGCACATGTGCTATGCCTTCGAGTTCCTCGCCAACGAGCGCCCCACCGCGCAGGAAGTGGCGCAGGTGATGGGCCGGGTGGACGAGGTCGCCGCCGAGGGCTGGCCCTGCTGGGCCTACTCCAACCACGACGTGCGCCGCCATGCCTCGCGCTGGAACGTGGGCCTCGAGGGCCAGAAGCTGATGACGACGCTGATGATGTGCCTGCGCGGCTCGGCCTGCATCTACCAGGGCGAGGAGCTGGGGCTGGTGGAGGCCGATGTCTCCTTTGACGATCTGCAGGATCCCTACGGCATCGAGTTCTGGCCCGAGTTCAAGGGCCGTGACGGCTGCCGCACGCCGATGGTCTGGGAAACCTCCAACCAGAACGCGGGCTTCTCCGAAGGCCGCCCCTGGCTTCCCGTGGCGCCTGAGCATCTGGCCAGCAATGCCGCCGCTCAGGAAGATGACCCGGAAGCGCTCCTGCACCACTACCGCAAGGCCATCGCCTTCCGTCACGCCCATATGGCGCTGGCCAAGGGCGAGCACGACGGGGTGAAGGCGGACGGCTCGGTCGTTTACTTCACCCGTATGCACGAGGGCGAGGAGATCTTCTGCGCCTTCAACCTGTCGGACGATCCGGCCAGCGTCGTGCTGCCTACGGGCCGCTGGGAGGCCATCGGCACCGAGCTTGGGGCCGTGGCCCTGCCGGCAGGAGGAAACCTGAGCCTTGGCGGCTGGCAGTGCTGCCTCGCCATCAAAGCAAGCTGA
- a CDS encoding carbohydrate ABC transporter permease, translated as MDNIAGSKSTLQWAVQLSVIALVLLWLFPTVGLLVSSFRTADQIATSGWWKAMFPSEQNLVIRAADPDDEGVQVQDGDLWVIEGNLFALDGRSAAELSVWGTSSREIAAYQAGDTADLGDGESLTVMANGDYRLTAPEQMTGRGQRVFLTAVAPPEFTLANYHSMLLDPNNSEGMARAFFNTLTVTIPATVIPILIAAFAAYALAWMDFPGRAILIAIVVGLLVVPLQLALIPLLKFHNNIGIGKGYLGVWLAHTGFGLPLAIYLLRNYMAGLPRDIIENAKVDGASDFQIFTKIILPLSFPALASFAIFQFLWTWNDLLVAKVFLIDASGETTVMTNKIVELLGTRGGNWEILATAAFVSIAMPLAVFFAMQRYLVRGLLAGSVK; from the coding sequence ATGGATAATATTGCCGGTTCCAAATCCACCCTTCAGTGGGCGGTGCAGCTTTCCGTCATCGCGCTGGTGCTTCTGTGGCTGTTCCCGACGGTGGGGCTGCTTGTCTCCTCCTTCCGCACGGCCGACCAGATCGCCACGAGCGGTTGGTGGAAGGCAATGTTCCCGTCTGAGCAGAACCTCGTGATCCGCGCCGCAGACCCGGACGATGAAGGCGTTCAGGTGCAGGATGGCGATCTCTGGGTGATCGAGGGCAACCTGTTCGCGCTGGATGGCCGCAGCGCTGCCGAGCTGAGCGTCTGGGGCACCTCCTCGCGGGAGATTGCTGCCTATCAGGCCGGAGACACCGCCGATCTGGGCGATGGTGAGAGCCTGACCGTCATGGCCAACGGCGATTACCGCCTCACCGCGCCTGAGCAGATGACGGGCCGGGGGCAGCGGGTGTTCCTCACTGCTGTTGCGCCGCCGGAATTCACGCTCGCCAACTACCACTCCATGCTGCTTGATCCCAACAACAGCGAAGGCATGGCACGCGCCTTCTTCAACACGCTTACGGTGACGATCCCGGCCACGGTGATCCCGATCCTGATCGCGGCCTTCGCAGCCTATGCGCTGGCGTGGATGGATTTCCCGGGCAGGGCAATCCTGATCGCCATCGTCGTGGGCCTTCTGGTGGTGCCGCTGCAACTGGCGCTTATTCCGCTCCTGAAATTCCACAACAACATCGGGATCGGCAAGGGCTACCTCGGGGTCTGGCTGGCGCATACGGGCTTTGGCTTGCCCTTGGCGATTTACCTCTTGCGCAACTACATGGCCGGCCTGCCGCGCGACATCATCGAGAACGCCAAGGTGGATGGTGCGTCGGATTTCCAGATCTTCACCAAGATCATCCTGCCGCTGTCCTTCCCCGCGCTTGCCAGTTTCGCGATTTTCCAGTTCCTCTGGACATGGAACGATCTGCTGGTGGCCAAGGTGTTCCTGATCGACGCATCCGGCGAAACCACGGTGATGACGAACAAGATCGTCGAACTTCTGGGCACGCGCGGCGGCAACTGGGAAATCCTCGCAACGGCGGCTTTCGTCTCGATCGCCATGCCGCTTGCCGTCTTCTTCGCAATGCAACGTTACCTCGTACGCGGCCTCTTGGCCGGATCGGTGAAATAG
- a CDS encoding carbohydrate ABC transporter permease produces the protein MHPALQGLLTIFIGVSGCIGYFYFSNLILDRFIFPAKGPNAGRNITRANMVRPWLFLLPAMIALGLYLAYPVIETLRLSLTERVPVPGGGPGEYDYRWVGGENYAKMMAEPKFWEAMRNNMLWLIVVPAFSTAFGLLAAQLTDRLSWGNVAKSLIFMPMAISFVGASVIWKLVYDARPEGQEQIGILNAIITSFGAEPQTWLTIPLWNSFFLMVVLIWIQTGFAMVILSAALRGIPEETVEAAIVDGANPFQIFFKIKVPQIMSTIMVVWTTITLVVLKVFDIVFAMTNGQWETQVLANYMFDKLFRANDWGIGSASAMVIMLLVTPILIWNVRNARKEMR, from the coding sequence ATGCACCCGGCTTTGCAGGGCCTGCTGACCATTTTCATCGGCGTCAGCGGCTGTATCGGATACTTCTACTTTTCCAACCTGATCCTCGATCGCTTCATCTTCCCGGCGAAGGGGCCCAACGCGGGCCGTAACATCACCCGCGCCAATATGGTGCGCCCGTGGCTCTTCCTGTTGCCCGCGATGATCGCGCTGGGGCTTTACCTGGCCTATCCCGTGATCGAGACACTTCGGCTGTCGCTCACCGAGCGCGTGCCGGTGCCCGGTGGCGGCCCCGGCGAGTATGATTACCGCTGGGTGGGGGGGGAGAACTACGCCAAGATGATGGCCGAGCCCAAGTTCTGGGAAGCCATGCGCAACAACATGCTGTGGCTGATCGTGGTGCCCGCCTTCTCCACCGCCTTCGGCCTGCTGGCCGCGCAGCTCACTGACCGCCTCAGCTGGGGCAATGTCGCGAAATCGCTGATCTTCATGCCGATGGCGATCTCCTTCGTGGGCGCCTCGGTGATCTGGAAGCTGGTTTACGACGCCCGCCCGGAAGGCCAAGAGCAGATCGGCATCCTCAACGCCATCATCACGAGCTTTGGTGCCGAGCCGCAGACATGGCTCACCATCCCGCTCTGGAACAGCTTCTTCCTCATGGTGGTGCTGATCTGGATCCAGACAGGCTTTGCCATGGTGATCCTCTCCGCCGCCCTGCGCGGTATCCCGGAGGAAACCGTGGAAGCGGCCATCGTGGACGGGGCCAACCCCTTCCAGATCTTCTTCAAGATCAAGGTGCCGCAGATCATGTCCACGATCATGGTCGTCTGGACGACGATCACCCTCGTCGTGCTCAAGGTCTTCGACATCGTCTTCGCGATGACGAACGGCCAGTGGGAGACGCAGGTGCTCGCCAACTACATGTTCGACAAATTGTTCCGCGCCAATGATTGGGGCATCGGATCGGCCAGCGCCATGGTGATCATGCTGCTCGTCACGCCGATCCTGATCTGGAACGTCCGCAACGCCCGCAAGGAGATGCGCTGA
- a CDS encoding ABC transporter substrate-binding protein, whose amino-acid sequence MKFALYAGVASMALTAGVAQAEQLTVFGPWLGPDQENVEKVLAAFAEKSGHDVRYVGSDSFEQQILVDAEAGSAPNIAVFPQPGLAADFASRGFLTPLKDGTGDWIRENYAAGQSWVDLGTYAGADGADNLYGFFYKVDVKSLVWFVPENFEDAGYEVPETMEELKALSEQIVADGGTPWCIGLGSGGATGWPATDWVEDMMLRTQTPDVYDQWVANEIPFTDERVVAAIEEFGAFARNDALVAGGAGAVASTDFRDSPKGLFSSPPQCYMHRQASFIPAFFPEGTVVGEDADFFYFPAYAEKDLGSPVLGAGTVWAITNENEAAHDLIAYLQDPEAHEIWMALQGFLTPHKGVDTSVFSDPTLKKMNDILLSATTFRFDGSDLMPGGVGAGSFWTGMVDYAGGKDAAAVAADIQASWDALK is encoded by the coding sequence ATGAAATTCGCACTCTACGCAGGCGTGGCTTCGATGGCCCTGACGGCAGGCGTCGCTCAGGCCGAGCAGCTCACCGTCTTCGGCCCCTGGCTCGGCCCGGACCAGGAAAACGTTGAAAAAGTACTCGCCGCCTTCGCCGAGAAATCCGGCCATGACGTGCGCTACGTCGGCTCTGACAGCTTCGAGCAGCAGATCCTCGTGGACGCCGAAGCCGGCTCCGCCCCCAACATCGCGGTCTTCCCGCAGCCCGGCCTTGCCGCCGATTTCGCCAGCCGTGGGTTCCTGACCCCGCTGAAAGACGGCACCGGCGACTGGATCCGTGAAAACTACGCCGCTGGCCAGTCCTGGGTCGATCTGGGCACCTATGCCGGGGCCGATGGCGCCGACAATCTCTATGGCTTCTTCTACAAGGTGGATGTGAAATCCCTCGTGTGGTTCGTACCGGAGAACTTTGAGGATGCCGGCTATGAAGTGCCGGAAACCATGGAAGAGCTGAAAGCCCTCTCCGAGCAGATCGTGGCCGATGGCGGCACGCCCTGGTGCATCGGGCTCGGCTCCGGTGGCGCAACCGGCTGGCCGGCGACGGACTGGGTCGAGGACATGATGCTGCGCACGCAGACGCCCGACGTCTACGACCAGTGGGTTGCCAACGAGATCCCCTTCACCGATGAGCGCGTGGTGGCCGCGATCGAGGAATTCGGCGCATTTGCCCGCAACGACGCCCTCGTGGCCGGCGGGGCAGGGGCCGTGGCCTCCACCGACTTCCGCGACAGCCCCAAGGGCCTCTTCTCCTCGCCGCCGCAGTGCTACATGCACCGTCAGGCGAGCTTCATCCCGGCCTTCTTCCCGGAAGGCACCGTGGTGGGTGAAGATGCCGACTTCTTCTACTTCCCGGCCTATGCCGAGAAGGATCTGGGCTCCCCGGTTCTGGGCGCTGGCACCGTTTGGGCCATCACCAACGAGAACGAGGCCGCCCACGATCTGATCGCTTACCTGCAAGATCCGGAAGCGCATGAGATCTGGATGGCGCTGCAAGGCTTCCTGACCCCGCACAAGGGCGTGGACACCTCCGTCTTCTCCGATCCGACGCTGAAGAAGATGAACGACATCCTGCTGAGCGCCACCACCTTCCGCTTTGACGGCTCCGACCTGATGCCGGGCGGTGTGGGTGCAGGCTCCTTCTGGACCGGCATGGTGGATTACGCCGGCGGCAAGGATGCAGCGGCTGTGGCCGCCGACATCCAGGCCAGCTGGGACGCGCTGAAGTAA
- a CDS encoding substrate-binding domain-containing protein yields MNLKELSRLLGLSQTTVSRALNGYPEVSEATRQKVVAAAKKHNYAPSSRARSLATGRSMAIGHVIPISSKHEMVNPIFADFIAGAGETYSRSGYDMLLSVVNDEDEEDAYREMATKGSVDGLIVHGPRENDPRIALLMEIGLPFVVHGRAGNDSRPYSWVDINNGHSFRRATDFLLDLGHQRIALINGIESMDFARRRRLGYEAALRERQVTPRADHMASQEMTEQNAYHTARDMLALPEPPTAFLVSSYISAIGVRRAVALSGLKIGQDVSVITHDDDLSYLRNGDDIPMFTATKSSVRAAGRRCAEIVLDHIANPDLPPVQELWETDLTLGLSTGPAAKELT; encoded by the coding sequence ATGAACCTCAAGGAACTCTCCCGCCTGCTTGGCCTTTCGCAGACAACCGTCAGCCGCGCGCTGAACGGCTACCCCGAGGTGAGCGAAGCCACGCGCCAGAAGGTGGTAGCGGCCGCCAAGAAGCACAATTACGCACCCTCCAGCCGCGCCCGCAGCCTGGCGACGGGGCGGTCCATGGCCATCGGCCACGTGATCCCGATCTCTTCCAAACACGAGATGGTCAACCCGATCTTCGCTGATTTCATCGCAGGCGCCGGGGAAACCTACTCCCGCTCGGGCTACGACATGCTGCTGTCGGTGGTGAACGACGAGGACGAGGAAGACGCCTACCGCGAGATGGCCACCAAGGGCTCGGTGGATGGGCTGATCGTGCACGGCCCGCGAGAAAACGATCCGCGAATCGCGCTCCTGATGGAGATCGGCCTGCCTTTCGTCGTTCATGGCCGGGCCGGCAATGATTCGCGGCCCTACTCCTGGGTCGACATCAACAACGGCCACTCCTTCCGCCGCGCCACGGACTTCCTGCTTGATCTCGGCCACCAACGCATCGCGCTGATCAACGGGATCGAGAGCATGGATTTCGCCCGCCGCCGCCGGCTGGGCTACGAGGCCGCCTTGCGCGAGCGGCAGGTCACCCCGCGCGCCGATCACATGGCCTCGCAGGAGATGACGGAGCAGAACGCCTACCACACGGCCCGAGACATGCTCGCCCTGCCCGAGCCCCCCACGGCCTTCCTCGTCTCCTCCTATATTTCCGCCATCGGGGTGCGCCGCGCGGTGGCGCTTTCGGGGCTGAAGATCGGGCAGGATGTCTCCGTGATTACCCATGACGACGATCTCTCCTACCTGCGCAACGGCGATGACATCCCGATGTTCACCGCGACGAAATCCTCCGTGCGCGCCGCGGGCCGCCGCTGCGCCGAGATCGTGCTCGATCACATCGCCAACCCGGATCTCCCCCCCGTTCAGGAACTGTGGGAAACCGATCTGACACTGGGCCTCTCCACCGGTCCGGCCGCCAAGGAACTGACATGA
- a CDS encoding GH1 family beta-glucosidase, with protein MSLTIKRTDFPEGFLFGAATSSYQIEGHAFGGAGSTHWDTFAATPGNVARAENGARAVDHYHRYPEDIALMKDAGFDMYRFSTSWARVMPEGRGAVNAEGLDFYDRLTDAVLEAGLKPCATLYHWELPSALADLGGWTNRDIAHWLGDFAEVIMGRIGDRMHSVAPINEPWCVAWLSHFHGLHAPGLRDIRAAARAMHHVNFAHGTAIERLRAMGIKNLGCVFNAEYALPANESESSKRAAARYDAIFNRFFISGVFKGEYPELVLEGLEPHLPKGWQDDFATITAPLDWCGLNYYTRKLLRETDAPWPSYAEVPGPLPKTSIGWEIFPEGLHHFLKMFNDEYSKGLPIFVTENGTAGFDPIENGRVQDDHRISYIDKHLHQAALALSEGVPLQGYFLWSLLDNYEWAEGYDQRFGLIHVDYESLQRTPKASYEALKAALAA; from the coding sequence ATGAGCCTCACCATAAAACGCACTGATTTCCCGGAAGGTTTTCTTTTCGGGGCTGCCACGTCGAGCTATCAGATCGAGGGCCACGCCTTCGGTGGCGCAGGCTCCACCCACTGGGACACATTCGCCGCCACGCCGGGCAATGTGGCGCGTGCCGAAAACGGCGCGCGCGCGGTGGATCACTACCACCGATACCCGGAAGACATCGCCTTGATGAAGGACGCGGGCTTTGACATGTACCGCTTCTCCACCAGCTGGGCGCGGGTGATGCCCGAGGGGCGCGGCGCGGTGAATGCCGAAGGGCTCGATTTCTACGACCGCCTCACCGATGCCGTGCTGGAGGCGGGCCTGAAGCCCTGCGCCACGCTCTACCACTGGGAGCTTCCCAGCGCGCTGGCCGATCTGGGTGGCTGGACGAACCGCGACATCGCCCACTGGCTCGGCGATTTCGCCGAAGTCATCATGGGCCGCATCGGCGACCGGATGCATTCCGTCGCGCCGATCAACGAGCCATGGTGCGTGGCCTGGCTGAGCCATTTCCACGGCCTCCACGCCCCCGGCCTGCGCGATATCCGCGCCGCTGCCCGTGCGATGCACCATGTGAACTTCGCCCATGGCACCGCCATCGAACGGCTGCGCGCCATGGGGATCAAGAACCTCGGCTGCGTCTTCAACGCCGAATACGCCCTGCCTGCCAATGAGAGCGAGAGCAGCAAGCGCGCCGCCGCGCGCTATGATGCGATCTTTAACCGCTTCTTCATCTCCGGCGTGTTCAAAGGGGAATACCCCGAACTGGTGCTCGAAGGCCTCGAGCCGCATCTGCCCAAGGGCTGGCAGGACGATTTCGCCACCATCACCGCGCCGCTGGATTGGTGCGGGCTGAACTACTACACGCGCAAGCTGCTGCGCGAGACGGATGCGCCGTGGCCCTCCTACGCGGAGGTGCCCGGCCCGCTGCCCAAGACCTCCATCGGCTGGGAAATCTTCCCGGAAGGGCTCCACCACTTCCTGAAGATGTTCAACGACGAATATTCCAAGGGCCTGCCGATTTTCGTCACGGAAAATGGCACCGCTGGCTTCGATCCAATCGAAAACGGCCGCGTGCAGGACGATCACCGCATTTCTTACATCGATAAGCACTTGCATCAGGCAGCGTTAGCGCTATCAGAAGGTGTGCCCCTGCAGGGCTATTTCCTGTGGTCGCTGCTTGATAACTACGAGTGGGCGGAAGGCTATGATCAGCGCTTTGGCCTCATCCATGTGGATTACGAGAGCTTGCAGCGCACGCCGAAAGCCTCGTATGAGGCCCTGAAAGCGGCTCTGGCCGCGTAA
- a CDS encoding glucokinase produces the protein MAAVNAPSGYSLVADIGGTNTRVALAKGQVLQQGSIKRFRNADFPGLETILRTYLEGEGIAACAGACVAAAGPVHDGVATMTNLDWTIDKPMLTRATGAGTAAILNDLQAQGHAIGHLAPDVLRPVIAAHGEANAPGPNAAKLVIGVGTGFNLAAVYDTAQGRLVTPSESGHASLPARTEEDLRLCTYLETIHGFPSVEDAISGRGLERIYDWLGQEAGDPAEKSAADIMAGANEGSDARGVKAVATFTRLLGSVAGNMALIHLPFGGIYLVGGVSRAFAPHFAAHGFTEAFRDKGRFAGFMQNFDVTVIEDDYAALTGCAHHLAALMDGAGAL, from the coding sequence ATGGCCGCCGTGAACGCACCTTCCGGATACAGCCTCGTTGCCGATATCGGCGGCACCAACACCCGCGTTGCCCTTGCCAAAGGGCAGGTGCTGCAGCAAGGCAGCATCAAGCGCTTCCGCAACGCCGATTTCCCGGGGTTGGAGACGATCCTGCGCACCTATCTGGAAGGCGAAGGCATTGCCGCCTGCGCCGGGGCCTGCGTGGCCGCAGCCGGCCCGGTGCATGACGGCGTCGCCACGATGACGAACCTCGACTGGACGATCGACAAGCCGATGCTCACCCGCGCCACCGGCGCTGGCACGGCGGCGATCCTAAACGATCTGCAGGCGCAGGGCCATGCGATCGGCCATCTCGCGCCGGATGTGCTGCGCCCGGTGATCGCCGCTCATGGCGAGGCCAACGCGCCCGGCCCCAATGCCGCCAAGCTGGTGATCGGCGTGGGCACGGGCTTCAACCTTGCCGCCGTCTACGACACCGCGCAGGGCCGCCTCGTGACGCCTTCTGAATCCGGCCACGCGAGCCTTCCGGCCCGCACCGAAGAGGATCTCCGCCTCTGCACCTATCTTGAGACGATCCACGGATTTCCCTCCGTGGAAGATGCGATCTCGGGCCGGGGGCTCGAGCGGATTTACGACTGGCTCGGGCAGGAAGCCGGGGATCCGGCAGAGAAATCCGCCGCCGATATCATGGCTGGTGCAAACGAAGGCTCTGATGCGCGCGGTGTGAAGGCCGTGGCTACCTTCACGCGGCTGCTGGGCTCCGTGGCGGGCAACATGGCGCTGATCCACCTGCCCTTCGGCGGGATCTACCTTGTCGGCGGTGTCTCGCGCGCCTTTGCGCCGCATTTTGCCGCCCATGGCTTCACCGAAGCCTTCCGCGACAAGGGGCGTTTTGCAGGTTTCATGCAGAATTTCGATGTCACCGTGATCGAAGACGATTACGCCGCCCTCACCGGCTGCGCCCATCACCTTGCGGCACTGATGGACGGCGCTGGAGCGCTCTAA
- a CDS encoding acetate/propionate family kinase encodes MSAAILVLNAGSSSLKFGLYAADTGKEILSGLAERIGSGPKVVLAGEDQETGLPIEAGHGAVLNWVIEALLARGADLEIVAVGHRIVHGGRDYAAPCVLGPEDMARLEALVPLAPAHQPHNLAGVRAAQAALPQAVQVGCFDTAFHRSQPRLAQLFAIPRELTAEGILRYGFHGLSYEHIAAQLPEVAGKPVERAVVLHLGHGASACALLKGRSHATSMGFTALDGLVMGKRCGSIDPGVLLHLMREKGYGPGTLETLLGSQSGLLGVSGLSSDMRDLLASEAPEAREAVDLFVYRAVACVAEMAAALGGIDALVFTAGIGEHSAPIRQAILEGCAWLGFTPDAARNAAKGPEITAEGCAKRAFVIPTDEEGVIARHAMRLLG; translated from the coding sequence ATGAGCGCGGCGATCCTTGTTCTGAACGCGGGTTCGTCCTCCCTGAAGTTCGGCCTCTATGCGGCTGATACTGGTAAGGAAATCCTCTCTGGCCTCGCAGAGCGCATCGGCAGCGGGCCGAAAGTGGTGCTGGCGGGAGAAGACCAGGAGACGGGCCTGCCCATCGAGGCGGGCCACGGCGCCGTGCTGAACTGGGTGATCGAGGCGCTTCTGGCGCGCGGGGCGGATCTGGAGATCGTGGCCGTGGGCCATCGCATCGTCCACGGCGGGCGCGACTATGCCGCGCCTTGCGTGCTGGGGCCGGAGGACATGGCCCGGCTCGAAGCGTTGGTGCCGCTCGCGCCCGCCCATCAGCCGCACAATCTGGCGGGGGTGCGCGCGGCGCAGGCGGCCTTGCCGCAAGCCGTTCAAGTGGGTTGTTTCGACACCGCTTTCCACCGCAGCCAGCCCCGGCTCGCCCAGCTCTTCGCGATCCCGCGCGAACTAACTGCTGAGGGCATCCTTCGTTATGGGTTCCACGGGCTGTCTTACGAGCATATCGCCGCGCAACTGCCTGAGGTTGCAGGGAAACCCGTGGAGCGCGCCGTGGTGCTGCACCTCGGGCACGGGGCTTCGGCCTGTGCGCTGCTGAAGGGCCGGAGCCATGCCACCAGCATGGGGTTCACCGCGCTGGACGGGCTCGTCATGGGCAAGCGCTGCGGGTCCATCGATCCGGGCGTTTTGCTGCACCTGATGCGCGAGAAGGGTTACGGGCCGGGCACGCTGGAGACGCTGCTGGGCAGTCAGTCGGGCCTGCTGGGCGTGTCGGGGCTTTCAAGCGACATGCGCGATCTGCTGGCAAGCGAGGCCCCTGAGGCGCGCGAGGCGGTGGATCTTTTCGTCTATCGCGCCGTGGCTTGCGTGGCGGAGATGGCTGCCGCGCTCGGCGGGATCGACGCGTTGGTCTTCACCGCCGGGATCGGGGAGCATTCCGCGCCGATCCGGCAGGCCATTCTAGAGGGCTGCGCGTGGCTCGGATTCACGCCGGATGCGGCGCGCAATGCGGCGAAGGGGCCGGAAATTACGGCTGAGGGCTGCGCGAAGCGGGCTTTCGTGATCCCGACCGACGAGGAGGGCGTGATTGCCCGCCATGCGATGCGGTTGCTGGGGTAG